CCGTTCGGCGAAAACGAATCCTCCGCCCCGGTGCTTCCGCCCGGCGGCGAGCATCTGATGGGCACCGACGGTTCCAGCTACGACGTCTTCTCCCGGCTGCTCTACGGCGCCCGGGTTTCGGCCGCCATCGGCCTGGGCTCGGTGATCGTCGCCGTCGTCCTCGGAGCCATCCTCGGCGCCCTGGCCGCGACCTCCCGCAAATGGGTCAACGAGGGCATCATGCGGGTGCTGGACATCATGATGGCGTTTCCGGGCATTGCCCTGGCCGCCGCCCTGCTCTTCGCGCTCAAGGACCATTCGGTCGCGCTCTTCGGCTCCACCGTTCCGGTGATCATCTTCGCCATCGCGATCGTGTACACGCCGCAGCTGGCCCGGGTGGTCCGCGCCAACGTGCTGGCCCAGTACGGCGAGGACTACGTCCGCGCCGAACGCGTCATCGGCGCCGGCCGGCTGTTCATCCTCACCAAGCACGTGGTCCGCAACACCGCGGCCCCCGTGCTGGTCTTCGCCACCGTCATGGTGGCCGACGCGATCATCCTCGAAGCCTCGCTGTCCTTCCTCGGTGCCGGCGTCCAGCCGCCCTCCGCCTCGTGGGGCAACGTGATGGCCGACGGCCGCAACGTGGTCTTCAGCGGCGCCTGGTGGCCGACGACGTTTGGCGGCATCGCCATCCTGCTCACCGTCCTGGCGCTCAACATCCTGGCCGAAGGCCTCACCGACGCCATGGTCAATCCGCGCCCGCGCCGTGCTGCCCCGGTGAAGGAGGCCCTGGCGAAGGAAAGCACAGTCAAGGTTGCCGTTCCCGCACCGGCCGGCGCCGCCGTCGTTCCCGCCCCGCCGACAGCAGCCGCCGGTACGGTAGTGGACGACGACGCCGCTCCCGCCGCCGTCGGCACCCGCATCAACCAGCCCGGTTCGCTGGCTGCCCTGGCCGCGGAGCTGCAGCTGCTGGCCGCCGTGGAGGAGCAGCGCACCGACCGGCTGCCCGCCGTGCCGGCCGAAGCGCCGGTGATCCTGGAGGTCCGCGACCTCTCCATCCGGTTCCCGGGCCGCTACGGCGACACCGCCATTGTGGACCGCGTCAGCTTCACCGTCCGCGAGGGCGAAACCATGGGCCTGGTGGGGGAGTCCGGCTGCGGAAAGTCGATCACCTCGCTGGCCATCATGGGCCTGCTGCCGCCCACGGCGGTGCTGTCCGGTTCCATCACCTTCCAGGGCAAGGAACTGCTGACCAACGACAAGCGCGAACGCGACCAGCGCTACCGCGGACTGCGCGGCGACCAGATTGCCATGGTCTACCAGGACGCGCTGAGCTCACTCAACCCGTCCATGCTGATCAAGGACCAGCTGCTGCAGCTGACCCGCCGCAACGGGCGCAAGTCTCCGAGCGAGCTGCTGGAAATGGTCAAGCTGGATCCGGACCGCACACTCAAGAGCTACCCGCACGAGCTCTCCGGCGGACAGCGCCAGCGTGTGCTCGTCGCCATGGCGCTCTCCCGCTCGCCGAAGATCATCGTCGCCGACGAACCCACCACCGCGCTGGACGTCACCGTCCAGAAACAGGTGGTGGACCTGCTCAACGAACTGCGCGAGGAACTCGGCTTTGCCATGGTCTTCGTCAGCCACGACCTGGCCCTGGTGGCCTCCCTGGCGCACCGGATTACCGTCATGTACGCCGGACAGGTGGTGGAATCGGCCGGCGCCTCCGAGCTGATGCGCAATCCGCAGCACGAATACACCCGCGGGCTGCTCGGCGCCGTGCTCTCGATCGAATCCGACGCCAACCGGCTGCACCAGATCCAGGGGACCGTGCCCTCGCCGCGCGAGTTCGCGGCCGGTGACCGCTTTGCCGAGCGGTCCCTGCGCCCGGACGCCGATCCGGACCAGATCCTGTCCTTTGTCCGGGTGGGCGCCGGGGAGCACTACTGGGCCAGCCACCTGACAGGGCGCCAAAACGACGACGGCGCCGCCCTGGCCTCCGTTAGCACCACCGAAGGACAAGCATGAGCACCGAGACGTCCACCGATAACACTCCGGTCCTGGAACTGCGCGGACTGAAGGTTCACCACCGCACCCGCACCGGCTCCATCTTCCGCCCCAACATCGTCAAGGCGGTCGACGGCGTGGACTTCACCGTCCGGCGCGGTGAGACCGTGGGCGTGGTGGGGGAGTCCGGCTGCGGCAAGTCCACCCTGGCCTCGGTCCTGGTGGGGTTGCAGGAACCCACCGCCGGGCAGGTCCTGTTCCACGGGAAACGGATCAGCATCCGCCGCGCCGCGGACCGCAAGCGCTTCGGCCAGGACGTCGCCGTCGTCTTCCAGGATCCGTCCACCGCACTGAACCCGCGGATGACCATCCAGGACATCCTCACCGATCCGCTGCAGGTCCACGGCATCGGCGACGCCCGCTCCCGGGCCGCCAAGGTCAAGGACCTGCTGGCCCTGGTGGGGCTGCCCTACACCGCCGCCGAAGTGACCCCGCACCAGGTCTCCGGCGGCCAGCGCCAGCGCGTGGCCATCGCCCGCGCCCTGGCCCTGGATCCCGCCGTCATCGTGGCCGACGAACCCACGTCGGCCCTCGACGTCTCGGTCCGGGCGCAGGTGCTGAACCTGCTCGCTGACCTGAAGCGGGAACTCAACCTGGGCATGGTCTTCATCTCGCACGACATCCAGACCGTCCGCTACGTCTCCGACCGCATCTGCGTCATGTACTACGGCCGGATCGTCGAAGAAGGACCGGCCGAGCAGATCTTCGCCAACCCGGCCGACGACTACACCCGCAAGCTCCTGGGCGCCGCGCCCAGCCTGCTGCACCCCTGATTTCCACCCGCTTCACCCGTCTCATGATTCGTTCCACCGCACCAACCACCACCAGCACTTTGGAGATATCTGTGGCCTCTCAGCCCATCCGCCAGTTCACCGGCGTCATTCCCCCCGTCGTCACCCCGCGTTCCGCCGACGGCAGCATCGACACCCACTCCCTGACCCGGGTGACCAAGCACCTGCTCGAAGGCGGCGTGCAC
This genomic interval from Arthrobacter sp. zg-Y820 contains the following:
- a CDS encoding dipeptide/oligopeptide/nickel ABC transporter permease/ATP-binding protein, with amino-acid sequence MRNGLAERLATSGARFTSLNLSSKLALGFLVLVAFIAVTGPWLAPFGENESSAPVLPPGGEHLMGTDGSSYDVFSRLLYGARVSAAIGLGSVIVAVVLGAILGALAATSRKWVNEGIMRVLDIMMAFPGIALAAALLFALKDHSVALFGSTVPVIIFAIAIVYTPQLARVVRANVLAQYGEDYVRAERVIGAGRLFILTKHVVRNTAAPVLVFATVMVADAIILEASLSFLGAGVQPPSASWGNVMADGRNVVFSGAWWPTTFGGIAILLTVLALNILAEGLTDAMVNPRPRRAAPVKEALAKESTVKVAVPAPAGAAVVPAPPTAAAGTVVDDDAAPAAVGTRINQPGSLAALAAELQLLAAVEEQRTDRLPAVPAEAPVILEVRDLSIRFPGRYGDTAIVDRVSFTVREGETMGLVGESGCGKSITSLAIMGLLPPTAVLSGSITFQGKELLTNDKRERDQRYRGLRGDQIAMVYQDALSSLNPSMLIKDQLLQLTRRNGRKSPSELLEMVKLDPDRTLKSYPHELSGGQRQRVLVAMALSRSPKIIVADEPTTALDVTVQKQVVDLLNELREELGFAMVFVSHDLALVASLAHRITVMYAGQVVESAGASELMRNPQHEYTRGLLGAVLSIESDANRLHQIQGTVPSPREFAAGDRFAERSLRPDADPDQILSFVRVGAGEHYWASHLTGRQNDDGAALASVSTTEGQA
- a CDS encoding ATP-binding cassette domain-containing protein: MSTETSTDNTPVLELRGLKVHHRTRTGSIFRPNIVKAVDGVDFTVRRGETVGVVGESGCGKSTLASVLVGLQEPTAGQVLFHGKRISIRRAADRKRFGQDVAVVFQDPSTALNPRMTIQDILTDPLQVHGIGDARSRAAKVKDLLALVGLPYTAAEVTPHQVSGGQRQRVAIARALALDPAVIVADEPTSALDVSVRAQVLNLLADLKRELNLGMVFISHDIQTVRYVSDRICVMYYGRIVEEGPAEQIFANPADDYTRKLLGAAPSLLHP